A single region of the Chitinophaga niabensis genome encodes:
- a CDS encoding Na+/H+ antiporter: MHTLLPFLLAMIAAIVLLNMWAAKLKIAYPILLVVAGLLVSFIPGLPAVKINPDLIFLIFLPPLLFAAAWSVSFKEMKKWWRIISSFAFLVVFFTAFSVALVTSYFIPGFTMALGFLLGGIVSPPDAVSTGAITRFVKIPRSTSAVLEGESLLNDASSLIIFGFALVAVNTGQFIWYEATLSFLWMVIGGVGIGLLLGWVFVQAHKRLPTDPPSDIALTLIEPYLLYWIAEQVHSSGVLAVVSGGLFMSGRRLIFLNSASRIKGYSVWESFVFILNGIVFLIIGLELPEIVEGLRSKGIPLSTAIGYGLLVTGVLVAARILSSYAALVATLVFRPGALPRASSRRRQLLMPLLLGWTGMRGVVSLAAALAIPVAMDNGTAFPQRNLILFITFVAILLTLVVQGLTLPYFLTRSRSLNGIFDDEAEEAVRQKMKQGLKQHVYQFIKGKYDQEQIDNAAGLEKFMKHWEEKAKAADDSWMNERTKAIFFEVLEIQRQYLSELNKDPSVDEEIIRQQLYQIDLEEERLKIM, encoded by the coding sequence ATGCATACACTTTTGCCTTTTCTGCTGGCCATGATAGCCGCCATAGTGCTGTTGAATATGTGGGCTGCCAAACTCAAGATTGCTTATCCCATATTATTAGTGGTTGCAGGATTGTTAGTTAGTTTCATTCCCGGCCTGCCAGCAGTTAAAATTAACCCCGATCTTATCTTCCTCATATTTCTTCCACCCTTGTTATTTGCAGCAGCCTGGTCTGTCTCTTTTAAGGAGATGAAGAAATGGTGGCGCATTATCAGCAGTTTTGCTTTCCTTGTAGTATTTTTTACGGCATTCTCTGTAGCATTGGTTACCAGTTACTTCATTCCCGGGTTTACAATGGCCCTGGGGTTTTTATTGGGTGGAATAGTATCCCCACCCGATGCAGTAAGTACGGGAGCCATTACCAGGTTTGTAAAGATCCCTAGATCCACTTCGGCCGTACTGGAAGGGGAAAGCCTGCTAAATGATGCATCTTCACTGATCATTTTCGGTTTTGCATTGGTGGCAGTTAATACCGGGCAGTTTATCTGGTATGAAGCAACGCTTAGCTTTTTATGGATGGTGATTGGTGGTGTAGGTATTGGTTTGCTGTTAGGCTGGGTATTTGTGCAGGCACATAAGCGCCTGCCTACAGATCCACCCTCAGACATAGCACTTACACTCATTGAGCCTTACTTATTGTATTGGATAGCCGAGCAGGTTCACAGTTCTGGTGTATTGGCGGTGGTAAGCGGCGGTTTGTTTATGTCTGGAAGAAGGTTGATCTTTCTGAACAGCGCCAGCCGCATCAAGGGCTATAGCGTGTGGGAAAGTTTTGTATTTATTTTGAACGGTATTGTTTTCCTGATAATAGGGCTGGAGCTTCCGGAAATTGTAGAAGGGCTGCGCTCGAAAGGCATTCCCCTAAGTACCGCCATTGGTTATGGCTTGTTGGTCACAGGCGTGCTGGTTGCAGCCCGGATCCTGAGTTCTTATGCTGCTTTGGTGGCCACACTTGTTTTCCGTCCGGGTGCATTGCCCCGGGCCTCTTCCAGGAGAAGGCAATTGCTGATGCCGTTATTGCTTGGCTGGACGGGTATGCGTGGCGTAGTATCATTGGCTGCGGCATTAGCTATACCGGTGGCTATGGATAACGGTACAGCCTTTCCGCAGAGGAACCTTATATTGTTCATCACTTTTGTTGCGATATTGCTTACACTCGTAGTGCAAGGGCTTACACTTCCCTATTTTTTAACCCGTTCCAGATCATTGAATGGGATATTTGATGATGAAGCAGAAGAAGCAGTCAGGCAGAAAATGAAACAAGGTCTGAAGCAACATGTCTATCAGTTTATTAAAGGTAAATATGATCAGGAACAGATCGATAACGCAGCAGGCCTTGAAAAATTTATGAAGCACTGGGAAGAAAAGGCCAAGGCCGCAGACGATAGCTGGATGAATGAAAGAACGAAGGCCATTTTCTTTGAAGTACTCGAAATCCAACGGCAATACCTTTCAGAACTCAATAAAGATCCGTCGGTTGATGAAGAGATCATCCGCCAGCAATTGTATCAGATTGACCTGGAAGAAGAAAGGTTAAAGATCATGTAA